One stretch of Manis pentadactyla isolate mManPen7 chromosome 10, mManPen7.hap1, whole genome shotgun sequence DNA includes these proteins:
- the LOC130679273 gene encoding olfactory receptor 6C2-like, with translation MRNHTSLTSFILLGLTDDPQLQILIFIFLLITYMLSVTGNLSIIILTLVDSHLKTAMYFFLQNFSLLEISFTSACIPRFLYSISTGDRSVTYNACVCQLFFTDVFAVAELFLLATMSFDRYVAICKPLHYMTVMNYTVCKRLVLCCWMTTLLIILLPLSLGLDLEFCASNAIDHFACDANPILKISCSDTWFIEQMVIVCSMMVFIVTLLCVVLSYMYIIRTILRLPSAQQRTRAFSTCSSHIIVVSITYGSCIFVYIKPSAKDEMAINKEVSILTTSISPMLNPFIYTLRNKQVKQAFNDLVKRFLLLLKN, from the coding sequence atgagaaaccacacatctctaaccagtttcatcctcctgggattgacagatgaccctcagctacagattctgatttttatatttctactgatcacctacatgttgagtgtaactggaaacctgagcatcatcatcctcacgttagtggattctcaccttaaaactgctatgtatttttttctccaaaatttttctttgttagaaatctcattcacttctgcctgcattcctagattcttgtacagcatatcaacaggtgacaggAGTGTTACATATAATGCTTGTGTATGCCAACTATTTTTTACAGATGTTTTTGCAGTAGCAGAACTTTTTCTCTTGGCCACCATGTCATTTGATCGATACGTAGCCAtatgcaaacccctgcattacatgactgTTATGAACTACACGGTCTGTAAAAGGCTCGTCCTCTGCTGTTGGATGACTACATTGTTGATCATATTGCTACCACTTAGCTTGGGACTGGACctggaattctgtgcctctaatgccattgaccactttGCATGTGATGCTAACCCAATATtgaagatctcatgctcagatacatggttcaTAGAGCAGATGGTTATTGTCTGCTCTATGATGGTTTTTATTGTGACACTGCTGTGTGTAgttctgtcctacatgtacattatcagaacaattctaagactcccctctgcccagcagcgGACAAGAGCCTTTtctacctgttcttcccacattatcGTGGTTTctatcacctatggcagctgcatctttgtttatatcaagccttcagcaaaagatgaaatggccATTAATAAGGAAGTATCTATACtcactacttccatttcccccatgttAAACCCTTTCATTTacactctgaggaacaaacaagtgaaacaagcctttaatgacttagtcaaaagatttCTATTGCTCTTAAAGAATTAG